A part of Bacillus thuringiensis genomic DNA contains:
- a CDS encoding peptidase G2 autoproteolytic cleavage domain-containing protein, whose amino-acid sequence MKKKSSKQKRKCPPFYLPMYGINNWCSIRSAALEELEGQEASPKNKARPKYVSLENAVMSRIIDNRKTKMQQKNRPLSTHTEQIVPSEQTEKNIEENIPVEINKKAGSEIPAAIINQVKKIKEALAPSHDIQTEKTIIIQTPTPENKKVKKGGRYAHAEGLHSNAEGTASHAEGLLTHAKASFSHAEGSKTKATGHSSHSEGSETTAGGSYSHAEGKHTIALGEAAHAEGTATIANGFSSHAEGNHTSTAHFAGSHIMGRFGTAEESYSWFIANGTNETDHNIGAKWLAHNGEMYIDGASYNASGTDFAQMFETADNNLIEVGYFVTFSSEEKIRIATSNDSFILGISSATPALIGNSGTLSWQKRYKTDNFGKRQYVRTESQDIQPLLNTEWDPTCKYIARKDRTEWLPVGLIGQMLVRDDGTCETHGYCRPNNDGIATKSESGFFVIKRTGENQILILFR is encoded by the coding sequence ATGAAGAAAAAATCTTCTAAACAAAAAAGAAAATGCCCGCCTTTTTATCTGCCCATGTACGGAATTAACAACTGGTGCAGCATTCGATCTGCAGCTTTAGAAGAACTGGAAGGACAAGAGGCTTCCCCCAAAAACAAAGCTAGACCAAAATATGTCTCTTTAGAAAATGCTGTAATGAGCCGCATTATTGATAATAGAAAAACAAAGATGCAACAAAAAAACAGACCTCTCTCTACTCACACTGAACAGATTGTGCCTTCTGAGCAAACAGAGAAAAACATAGAAGAAAACATCCCTGTAGAAATAAATAAAAAAGCGGGATCAGAAATTCCAGCTGCTATTATAAATCAAGTAAAAAAAATTAAAGAAGCATTAGCACCATCCCATGATATACAAACAGAAAAAACGATCATCATTCAGACCCCTACACCTGAAAATAAAAAAGTAAAAAAAGGCGGGCGGTATGCACATGCAGAGGGGCTTCACTCTAATGCAGAGGGTACAGCTTCACATGCAGAAGGGCTTCTTACACACGCAAAAGCTTCTTTCTCTCATGCAGAAGGATCAAAAACAAAAGCAACTGGACATAGTTCCCATAGTGAAGGAAGTGAAACGACCGCAGGCGGCTCTTATTCTCATGCGGAAGGTAAACATACAATCGCTTTAGGCGAAGCAGCACATGCAGAAGGAACCGCGACTATCGCTAACGGATTCTCTTCTCATGCGGAAGGTAATCATACATCAACAGCTCATTTTGCAGGTAGCCATATTATGGGGCGCTTCGGCACAGCAGAAGAATCTTACTCTTGGTTTATTGCAAACGGCACAAATGAAACCGATCATAATATCGGTGCAAAGTGGCTTGCTCATAATGGGGAAATGTATATTGATGGCGCTTCTTACAATGCAAGTGGAACTGATTTTGCACAAATGTTTGAAACAGCAGACAATAACCTTATTGAGGTAGGTTATTTCGTTACATTTAGTAGCGAAGAAAAAATTCGGATTGCTACTTCAAACGATTCATTCATTTTAGGAATATCTAGTGCAACCCCCGCTCTTATAGGAAATAGCGGTACTTTAAGTTGGCAAAAACGCTATAAAACAGATAACTTTGGAAAACGCCAGTATGTACGTACGGAATCGCAAGACATACAACCTCTTTTAAATACAGAATGGGATCCAACTTGCAAATATATAGCAAGAAAAGATCGTACCGAGTGGCTTCCTGTCGGATTAATTGGACAAATGTTAGTACGTGATGACGGCACTTGCGAAACGCATGGATATTGTCGTCCAAATAACGATGGCATTGCTACAAAATCCGAAAGTGGATTTTTCGTTATAAAGCGTACGGGTGAAAATCAAATTTTAATATTATTCCGCTAA
- the prpE gene encoding bis(5'-nucleosyl)-tetraphosphatase PrpE: MKYDIIGDIHGCFQEFQDLTTKLGYNWNSDLPIHPDQRNLAFVGDITDRGPHSLRMIEIVWELVIHKKVAYYAPGNHCNKLYRFFLGRNVSIAHGLETTVAEYEALPSHKQNIIKEKFITLYEQSPLYHVLDEKRLIVCHAGIRQDYIGRQDKKVQTFVLYGDITGEKHADGSPVRRDWAKEYKGQSWIVYGHTPVKEPRFVNHTVNIDTGAVFGGKLTGLRYPEMETVSVPSSLPFVPEKFRPIS, translated from the coding sequence ATGAAATATGACATTATAGGGGATATTCATGGATGCTTTCAAGAGTTTCAGGATTTAACGACGAAACTCGGATATAACTGGAATAGCGACCTGCCGATTCATCCTGACCAACGTAACCTTGCATTTGTTGGCGATATTACAGATCGCGGCCCTCATTCATTACGTATGATTGAAATTGTATGGGAACTTGTCATACATAAAAAAGTAGCTTATTACGCTCCCGGAAATCACTGTAATAAACTATACCGATTTTTCCTTGGGCGTAACGTATCAATCGCTCACGGGCTCGAAACAACTGTTGCCGAATATGAGGCACTTCCTTCTCATAAACAAAATATTATAAAAGAAAAATTCATCACACTTTATGAGCAATCCCCTTTATATCACGTACTCGATGAAAAAAGGTTAATTGTATGTCACGCCGGAATTCGACAAGATTACATAGGAAGACAAGATAAAAAAGTACAAACCTTTGTACTATATGGCGATATTACAGGAGAAAAACATGCTGACGGCTCTCCTGTCCGTCGCGACTGGGCGAAGGAATATAAAGGACAATCTTGGATTGTATATGGACATACACCAGTAAAAGAACCTCGCTTTGTAAATCATACAGTCAATATTGACACTGGTGCTGTATTTGGCGGCAAATTAACCGGACTACGTTATCCTGAAATGGAGACTGTTTCCGTCCCTTCCTCTCTACCTTTTGTCCCTGAGAAATTCCGCCCAATTTCATAA
- a CDS encoding FtsW/RodA/SpoVE family cell cycle protein has product MKDPNSQYQIDYVLLFILFAIGTVSCFAIASAQASLPPFLQSVNFVLKQIQWYFIGFIAIGVIMIIDFDRYQKIAWYLYSFALVLLIGLELQVPGAVTIKGATAWYMLPGIGNFQPSEIMKLFLILVTGRIIANHNEKYFFRTIHDDFLLLGKICATSLPPLLLIAKEPDLGNTMVISAMLAAMILVSGIRWRFIFGLVSVIFAASFTLTYIFFTHTKFFKAHILQEYQLNRFYGWLAPYKYDAQGYQLRQAFLATGSGEMQGKGWEHGQVYFPEPHTDFIFTNVAEQFGFLGASAIISLFFLLIFRMIHIALESNDPFGSYICAGTIGMFTFQVFQNIGMTIGLLPITGITLPLMSYGGSSLLTYMIAIGFVLNVRSRTKIFMFK; this is encoded by the coding sequence TTGAAAGATCCAAATTCTCAATATCAAATAGACTACGTATTACTATTCATCTTATTTGCCATTGGGACTGTTAGTTGCTTTGCAATTGCAAGCGCACAAGCCTCTTTGCCACCATTTTTGCAAAGCGTAAATTTTGTGCTAAAGCAAATCCAATGGTACTTCATTGGATTTATAGCCATTGGTGTCATTATGATTATTGATTTCGATCGTTATCAAAAAATTGCTTGGTATTTATATAGCTTTGCATTGGTACTACTAATTGGACTAGAACTTCAAGTACCAGGTGCCGTCACAATTAAAGGTGCTACAGCTTGGTACATGCTCCCAGGCATCGGAAATTTCCAGCCTTCTGAAATTATGAAATTGTTTTTAATTCTCGTCACCGGACGAATTATAGCAAATCACAATGAGAAATATTTTTTCCGAACAATACACGACGATTTTTTGTTACTCGGAAAAATATGTGCAACAAGTTTGCCACCTCTGCTACTTATTGCAAAGGAACCTGATTTAGGAAACACGATGGTAATTTCAGCTATGCTCGCAGCAATGATATTAGTTTCTGGTATACGTTGGCGTTTTATTTTCGGATTAGTTTCTGTCATTTTTGCTGCCAGTTTTACATTAACTTATATTTTTTTTACTCATACAAAATTCTTTAAAGCACACATTTTACAAGAATATCAACTAAATCGCTTTTACGGCTGGTTAGCTCCATACAAATATGATGCGCAAGGCTATCAATTAAGACAAGCTTTTTTAGCTACTGGATCCGGAGAAATGCAAGGAAAAGGTTGGGAACATGGACAAGTATACTTTCCAGAACCACATACAGATTTTATTTTCACTAATGTCGCTGAGCAATTCGGCTTTTTAGGCGCAAGTGCCATTATTTCACTTTTTTTCCTACTTATTTTCCGCATGATTCATATCGCTTTAGAAAGTAATGATCCTTTCGGTAGTTACATCTGCGCTGGTACAATCGGAATGTTTACTTTTCAAGTATTTCAAAATATCGGGATGACCATCGGATTACTACCTATTACAGGAATCACATTACCCCTTATGAGCTATGGAGGAAGTTCCTTACTCACATACATGATAGCGATTGGATTTGTTTTAAACGTTCGCTCAAGAACGAAAATTTTTATGTTTAAATAA
- a CDS encoding glycosyltransferase family 2 protein, translating to MTSEKNLPLVSILIPTYNRPHYFTIALESALAQNYPNIEIIVGDDSTNDDTEKLMHEKYLPNYSHITYIRNSTTLGQFHNDLMLLEHSSGEYINFLMDDDIFHSNKIKKMMFYFQQDLDQKLALITSYRNWIDENGDLIENHPAINRLYNENTLLSGVDFGNRMLLSGQNIIGEPTTVLFRKQLLTEPFGTLNERSYSCSVDMASWISLLSKGDAVYITEPLSSFRFHAGQQVHHKLLEGSEDFSQLVLTSKKYGFLQDFNDYRASLLKAYEWCRGAFEFYKQYPNLIPDAHIRLSRCLNIVIKELNAK from the coding sequence ATGACAAGTGAAAAGAATCTACCTCTCGTTTCCATACTTATCCCCACTTATAATCGACCACATTATTTCACAATCGCCCTGGAAAGTGCACTTGCTCAAAATTACCCAAACATCGAAATTATTGTAGGAGACGATAGTACGAATGATGATACAGAAAAATTAATGCACGAAAAATATTTACCAAACTATTCCCATATAACATATATCCGAAATAGTACTACTTTAGGACAATTTCATAATGACCTCATGCTCTTAGAACACTCTAGTGGAGAATACATAAATTTCTTAATGGACGATGACATATTCCACAGTAATAAAATTAAAAAAATGATGTTCTATTTCCAACAAGACTTAGACCAAAAACTCGCACTTATCACATCATATCGCAATTGGATTGATGAGAATGGAGATTTAATTGAAAACCATCCCGCTATAAATAGATTGTATAACGAAAATACTTTACTAAGTGGGGTAGATTTTGGGAATCGTATGCTTTTATCTGGACAGAATATTATCGGTGAACCTACGACTGTACTCTTTCGAAAGCAACTATTAACAGAACCATTTGGCACATTAAATGAAAGGAGTTATTCTTGCAGTGTAGATATGGCTTCTTGGATAAGTTTACTTTCAAAAGGTGATGCAGTTTATATTACCGAGCCATTAAGTTCATTTCGTTTTCATGCCGGACAGCAAGTACACCATAAATTACTTGAAGGGTCTGAAGATTTTTCACAGCTCGTTTTAACCTCAAAAAAATATGGGTTCTTACAAGATTTTAATGATTATAGAGCTAGCCTACTAAAAGCCTACGAATGGTGTAGAGGCGCATTTGAATTTTATAAACAATACCCCAACCTCATTCCAGATGCACACATACGTCTTTCCCGCTGTTTAAATATAGTTATAAAAGAATTAAATGCAAAATAA
- a CDS encoding class I SAM-dependent methyltransferase: MSELDKEMTLLPPPELVQYVGGDFEKVGKEFMKHFVKIGVLKSNEIVLDVGCGVGRMAVPLMNYLTDDGAYYGFDLFKDGITWCQNNISTIRNNFHFKHVDIYNQFYNPEGKEDASQYRFPYEDGTFDFIFLTSVFTHLLPKELEHYVSEIVRVLKKGGRCFITFFLINPESSYYLNAGLSTLGFYHQIENCYVVNKDIPNFAVAYPETDICTLLNKYGLEVIHKPHYGLWCGRQEHTSYQDIVLAKKRF; encoded by the coding sequence ATGAGCGAACTTGACAAAGAAATGACTTTACTCCCCCCTCCTGAACTCGTCCAATATGTAGGTGGCGACTTCGAAAAGGTTGGAAAAGAGTTCATGAAGCACTTTGTTAAAATCGGTGTTTTAAAATCGAACGAAATAGTACTAGATGTAGGCTGCGGCGTTGGCCGAATGGCTGTACCATTAATGAATTACTTAACTGATGATGGAGCGTATTATGGATTTGATTTGTTTAAAGATGGCATTACTTGGTGTCAAAATAACATTTCAACTATACGTAATAATTTTCATTTTAAACATGTTGACATATACAATCAATTTTACAATCCAGAAGGAAAAGAAGATGCCTCTCAATATCGTTTTCCTTATGAAGACGGGACATTCGATTTTATCTTTTTAACTTCTGTATTTACGCACCTTCTTCCAAAAGAATTAGAACATTACGTATCTGAAATTGTACGTGTATTAAAAAAAGGCGGAAGATGCTTTATTACGTTCTTTTTAATAAATCCTGAATCATCCTATTATTTAAATGCTGGACTAAGCACATTAGGTTTTTATCATCAAATTGAAAATTGTTATGTCGTAAATAAGGATATTCCTAATTTCGCAGTTGCTTATCCTGAAACAGATATTTGTACTTTATTGAATAAATACGGCTTAGAAGTAATACATAAACCGCATTATGGTTTATGGTGCGGCCGACAGGAACATACAAGTTATCAAGATATTGTTCTTGCAAAAAAAAGGTTTTGA